One genomic window of Staphylococcus hsinchuensis includes the following:
- a CDS encoding pseudouridine synthase yields the protein MRLDKYLANMGLGTRTEVKQMLKKGKVAVNDKVEKSPKTQVQAETDRVYVDGQEVQFIDKVYLMLNKPKGYISATDDDQHPTVIELIDDYQYLDIFPVGRLDKDTEGLLLITNDGQFNHQIMNPSKHVSKTYEVISEKTITNDDIKSFKKGIELSEGVMKPAELSHGKLDKQSFVTISEGKYHQVKRMFHAIDNEVLVLKRVSIGDLQLDSGLDLGEYRHLTEEDFKKLRQN from the coding sequence ATGAGATTAGATAAATATTTAGCGAATATGGGTCTAGGTACCCGAACTGAAGTCAAGCAAATGCTTAAAAAAGGTAAAGTTGCTGTAAATGACAAAGTTGAAAAATCACCTAAAACGCAAGTTCAAGCTGAAACAGATCGTGTATACGTGGATGGTCAAGAGGTACAATTTATAGATAAGGTTTATTTAATGTTGAATAAACCGAAAGGATACATTTCAGCAACTGACGATGATCAACATCCAACTGTTATTGAATTAATTGACGATTACCAGTATTTAGACATCTTTCCAGTTGGGCGTTTAGACAAAGATACAGAAGGATTACTATTAATTACCAATGATGGTCAATTTAATCATCAAATAATGAATCCTTCAAAGCACGTTTCAAAGACTTATGAAGTTATTTCAGAAAAAACTATCACGAATGATGATATAAAATCCTTCAAAAAGGGTATTGAATTGAGTGAAGGAGTTATGAAGCCCGCCGAATTATCGCATGGTAAACTGGACAAGCAATCATTTGTTACGATATCCGAAGGTAAGTACCACCAAGTTAAGCGTATGTTTCACGCGATAGATAATGAGGTATTAGTATTGAAACGTGTCAGTATAGGCGACTTGCAACTAGATTCAGGTTTGGATTTAGGCGAGTATCGTCATTTAACTGAAGAAGATTTTAAAAAATTAAGACAAAATTAA
- a CDS encoding YtxH domain-containing protein, whose product MAKSNVLRALVGIGGAAAAIVLSKKENRDKLKGEYDKYKENPESYKQNAKDIATQISSKANETFNEVKQDPKGYANKVKQDPKGFINDQKDRIKGSTVKNQDEEHVEEARFTDEGAADPSNNLRVVTEEELKNNSNKHDSDNEDSNK is encoded by the coding sequence ATGGCTAAATCAAACGTATTAAGAGCATTAGTTGGAATTGGAGGAGCAGCTGCAGCAATTGTACTGTCTAAAAAGGAAAACCGCGATAAATTAAAAGGTGAATATGATAAATATAAAGAAAATCCAGAATCATATAAACAAAACGCAAAAGATATCGCAACACAAATCAGTTCAAAAGCAAACGAAACTTTCAATGAAGTAAAACAAGACCCTAAAGGTTATGCAAACAAAGTAAAACAAGATCCAAAAGGATTTATCAATGACCAAAAAGATAGAATTAAAGGGTCAACTGTGAAAAATCAAGACGAAGAACATGTTGAAGAAGCAAGATTTACAGACGAAGGTGCTGCAGATCCTTCAAACAACTTACGTGTTGTAACTGAAGAAGAACTTAAGAATAACAGTAATAAACACGATAGTGACAATGAAGACTCAAATAAATAA